One window of the Streptomyces asoensis genome contains the following:
- a CDS encoding class I SAM-dependent methyltransferase: MARQLDEQITGRYPVGQRLRVLDVGMGQGTQALRLARLGHQVTGLERDATMIAAAREALCGEPEGIRERMRIIEGDGRDTGVHFLPGSFDVVLCHGVLMYVEEPDALLAGLARMLAPGGLLSLLVRNADALAMRPGLSGDWTGALGAFDTVAYRNRLGLDVRADRLATLTGALAGIGAPLQAWYGVRVFTDTAADGTEIPQDPRQRESLLSAEERAGRTDPYRQVAALLHLCGVRG, encoded by the coding sequence GTGGCCCGGCAGCTCGACGAGCAGATAACGGGGCGCTACCCGGTCGGGCAGCGGCTGCGGGTGCTGGACGTGGGGATGGGCCAGGGCACGCAGGCGCTGCGGCTGGCCCGGCTCGGGCATCAGGTGACCGGGCTCGAGCGGGACGCGACGATGATCGCCGCTGCCCGGGAGGCCCTGTGCGGCGAGCCCGAGGGCATCCGGGAGCGGATGCGGATCATCGAGGGCGACGGCCGGGACACCGGGGTGCACTTCCTGCCCGGCAGTTTCGACGTGGTGCTGTGCCATGGCGTGCTCATGTACGTCGAGGAGCCGGACGCGCTGCTCGCGGGGCTGGCGCGGATGTTGGCCCCGGGCGGGCTGCTGTCGCTGCTCGTGCGCAACGCGGACGCGCTGGCCATGCGACCGGGTCTGTCCGGCGACTGGACGGGCGCGCTCGGCGCCTTCGACACCGTCGCCTACCGCAACCGGCTGGGGCTCGACGTACGGGCGGACCGGCTGGCGACGCTGACCGGCGCGCTGGCCGGGATCGGGGCGCCGCTCCAGGCCTGGTACGGAGTGCGGGTCTTCACGGACACCGCGGCGGACGGGACGGAGATCCCGCAGGACCCGCGGCAGCGGGAGAGCCTGCTGTCCGCCGAGGAGCGGGCCGGGCGGACCGACCCCTACCGGCAGGTGGCGGCGCTGCTGCATCTGTGCGGGGTGCGCGGCTGA